The genomic region TTGCATAGGCTGTAGGTTGGGTTGGCGAAGACAACCCAACAAATCGGAGCAGGAATGTTGGGTTGCCAAAAAACAGGCAACCCAACCTACGGTGCTTGACCTGAACGCCAGGCAAGGTGTATGGTCCGAAGCCGAAGCTTTTCGTTTGCTGACTTCAGGAAATCTTCGAATATACCTAAATTTCCATTAGAAAAAGGAGACAGATCATGAGTTTGTTCGACTTTGTCAGTAATATCGGGACCAAACTGTTTGGCGACGAAAATGACGCCCCTGCTGCAATTAAAAAACGGATTGATGAAGATAACCCGGGCCTGGAGAATTTTCAGGTGCAAGTGAAGGATGGGCGCGCCGTCTTGAGCGGCACCGCGAAATCCGCCGAAGCTCTGGAGAAAGCGGTGCTGATCGTGGGGAATACCCAGGGCATCGAAAAAATCAATATCGATGCCGTCACTGTCGCGGACGGAGGCAAAATCGGGAGCGACGATGAATTTTATACGATCGAAAAAGGCGATACGCTGTGGAAAGTCGCCGAAAAAGCATACGGAAACGGCGCCCAGTATCAAAAAATCTTCGAAGCAAATCGCGAAGTGATCAAAGACGCGGATAAAATCTTTCCGGGCCAAAAAATCCGTATTCCTAAAAATATCCAATGAAAGACTGATAGGTTAGTCAACCGCTTGCCGGCGACTGCTTCTTAGTTCGTAGCCTCTCGGGGCGATATCCATGCAGTTGTCGTTAACCGAATATATTGCAAGATGAGTGTTGGGTTGCGAAAAGCATGCAACCCAACCTTGTATCTACGCAGTTTATAGAGTTTTTGAGCAGGCTCTTCGACAAGCTCGGCGTAAGGTAAATTTATGGCTGGGATTAATAGCCTGTAAATCTTTATCTTTAGGAAAAAAATGATTTCACGGAAGACGTAAAATTGTCCCAGCCTTTTTCTAATTTGGCTGAAGCTTCATCCCAACCTTCCTCTAGGGAATCTTTTACATCATCCCATTTATCATCCGCGGTGTCGGCAACTTCCTGTGCTTTCGCTTTGGCTTGCTCGAGTTTGGGTTCCAAATCATCAATAGCCGCGCGAATATCGCTCATCCTTTCCTCTGATTCGTCCTTTACTTTATCTTTCAGCGCGGACAGCTGTGCTTGCCGTTCATCAATGGAGGATTGGATTTTAGAAAGCAGTTCATCTTTGGTCATCGTCATATCTCCGGAAAGTAGGCTTGAGAGAGCATAACTATCAATTCGGTATCAAAAATTGATCATGGATAAATTCCACAAATTAACGACTTTGAGCTCGTGTAATAGTTCATTGGAGTACCAAAGATTTAATGTTTAGGTCATGGAAAAAATTCATATCAATGACGTTACTGTCGCGAATGGCAGCAAAACCCGGGCAACGTGAGTTTGATACAATCAAGAAAGACGATACGTAATTTATAGGCTAGTTTGGCGAGGCCCCTCAAGCCAGTCAATGCAACAGAGTAGGGGATTGCCGAAAGTGGACAAACAACCTAAACAGCTATGCAGCCGATACGCTGAAAAGTCGAATGCGGACGTTGCGCTTGAGTGCAAGAAAACAATTTGCTACTGTGCCGCTGCCACTCACCTCACCCACGGGATTTTATTATGATCGGCACCATTACCGCATTCCTGATCACCTACCGGTTTTCCAAAAGCGCCAAAGCGACCGGAAAGGACCCGTTGTCTTCGGCTATCCTGGGTTTTCTGGCCTATCTGGTTCCCTGCCTTGCCTGGACCCTTGCCGTCACTCCGGGCCTTCGCGATGCGGTGGAACACGATCCCGGCACCCTGTCCGGCTTGTTCGTCAATTACGCTGATATTCTGGTGGGCATCGCCTGCGCCATCGGGATTAAATTGATGCATTTCAAGCGGGTTAAAACGGAGTAGAAATTTGCATAGGC from Methylosarcina fibrata AML-C10 harbors:
- a CDS encoding sll1863 family stress response protein gives rise to the protein MTKDELLSKIQSSIDERQAQLSALKDKVKDESEERMSDIRAAIDDLEPKLEQAKAKAQEVADTADDKWDDVKDSLEEGWDEASAKLEKGWDNFTSSVKSFFS
- the lysM gene encoding peptidoglycan-binding protein LysM, yielding MSLFDFVSNIGTKLFGDENDAPAAIKKRIDEDNPGLENFQVQVKDGRAVLSGTAKSAEALEKAVLIVGNTQGIEKINIDAVTVADGGKIGSDDEFYTIEKGDTLWKVAEKAYGNGAQYQKIFEANREVIKDADKIFPGQKIRIPKNIQ